A region from the Chthoniobacterales bacterium genome encodes:
- a CDS encoding DeoR/GlpR family DNA-binding transcription regulator: protein MKVALHQVHARREGLRALLKSDRYLSITRICRLLGVSEATARRDLAVLHEEGKITRTYGGAVGEYAEHFPAFSDRERVAPAAKQRIAEAAIHQMKSGETYFLDAGTTLLAIAKTLAQTALTDLTIVTNNLPVAEILSRMAGVQTHLLGGQFFSRQAVLLGDKTQKMARLWQFDAAFLGAEGMSAEGLWNSQADVVTFQRTILSRTEDVFFCLDATKINRKAHCPLAKWTEVPHIITDAHGDQLTNAQITLTSRQLVVA, encoded by the coding sequence TTGAAAGTTGCCCTCCACCAAGTTCATGCCCGACGCGAGGGGCTCCGTGCCCTTCTAAAAAGCGACCGTTATCTCTCCATCACCCGGATCTGCCGTCTGCTCGGCGTCTCCGAGGCCACGGCCCGGCGCGACCTCGCCGTGCTCCATGAAGAGGGAAAAATCACCCGCACTTACGGCGGCGCCGTCGGCGAATACGCGGAGCATTTCCCCGCTTTCAGCGACCGCGAACGCGTGGCACCCGCCGCCAAGCAGCGCATCGCCGAGGCCGCCATTCACCAGATGAAATCGGGCGAAACCTATTTTCTCGACGCCGGCACCACGCTGCTGGCCATCGCCAAAACGCTCGCCCAGACCGCCCTCACCGATCTCACCATCGTCACCAACAACCTTCCCGTCGCCGAAATCCTCAGCCGCATGGCTGGCGTGCAAACGCATCTCCTCGGCGGACAATTTTTCAGTCGCCAGGCCGTGCTGCTCGGCGACAAGACGCAGAAAATGGCCCGGCTGTGGCAGTTCGACGCCGCCTTTCTTGGAGCCGAGGGCATGAGCGCCGAGGGCTTGTGGAATTCGCAGGCCGACGTCGTCACGTTTCAACGCACGATTTTGTCGCGCACAGAGGACGTCTTTTTTTGTCTCGACGCCACCAAGATCAATCGTAAAGCTCATTGTCCGCTCGCCAAGTGGACCGAGGTTCCGCACATCATCACCGATGCGCACGGCGACCAGCTCACCAACGCTCAAATCACTCTCACCAGCCGGCAACTCGTCGTAGCGTAA
- a CDS encoding biopolymer transporter ExbD — MKLRSPIPHKKARIEIIPLIDIMFFLLASFMLVSLSMIQMRGMKINMPTASASTPEQKPDFITVTIDVTGTIYFEKDKVDRDQLLTRLKDEIARKPDTKIYIRGDKDSTHGDVVNVLDCVKRAGITKVAFEIRPEASGGNPPPAPPKPPTP, encoded by the coding sequence ATGAAATTGCGTTCGCCCATACCGCACAAAAAGGCACGCATCGAGATCATTCCGCTGATCGACATCATGTTCTTTTTGCTCGCGTCTTTCATGCTCGTGAGCCTGAGCATGATCCAGATGCGCGGCATGAAAATCAACATGCCGACGGCCTCCGCGAGCACGCCGGAGCAGAAGCCGGATTTCATCACGGTAACCATCGATGTCACGGGCACGATTTATTTTGAAAAAGACAAGGTCGATCGTGATCAGCTTCTCACTCGATTGAAGGACGAGATCGCCCGCAAACCCGATACGAAAATCTACATTCGCGGCGACAAAGACTCCACTCACGGCGACGTGGTGAACGTCCTCGACTGCGTCAAGCGCGCGGGCATTACCAAGGTGGCCTTCGAGATCCGCCCCGAAGCCTCTGGCGGCAATCCTCCGCCCGCCCCACCGAAGCCGCCGACTCCTTAG